The following proteins are co-located in the Haliotis asinina isolate JCU_RB_2024 chromosome 13, JCU_Hal_asi_v2, whole genome shotgun sequence genome:
- the LOC137259971 gene encoding uncharacterized protein, which translates to MELATVVFLSLVLCGIEDVYAAESLATLTTRVRVVEQDLRAWKFSSIETETKVVNKFKVWEESLKEELTSTFLPSLIKPLVKQAINKIMTDEYIGNEMRGQVLSEVQSLKTRVQITKTQLQALTKDLRRFQRERDTYRESAGKERSELTKDVRALQLQVNRTVVNASYTKMLRTQLNRTIDDLFDANPTLTGLKQDFRTLNASCVVTGNAIESYREGMQEIQIKLPTDIRRLNLQLNQTIDDLFDTNQKLNGLTQDFRKLNTSCVVTGKAIESYQEDLQEIQMKLPSDIRRLNLQLNQTINGLFDANPTLTGLKQDFRTLNASCVVTGNAIESYREGMQEIQIKLPTDIRRLNLQLNQTIDDLFDTNQKLNGLTQDFRKLNTSCVVTGKAIESYQEDLQEIQMKLPSDIRRLNLQLNQTINGLFDTNHIVTGLTQDLRRLNTSCCGMRKEIKEPSTTTYPGTTEASTTDASEDLTPSKTVPPKPVTTQDFDPHATPSAAAGRDLYDASEDGDLERVKRILAAVHVNINYRGGEYGWTPVMAAAYNEHRDVVGFLVGRGADVSLVSRFGNNVLQLACYGGDLDTVKLILSLKVLDINTRGQYSRTPVMAAAWKGQRDVVEFLVGRGADVSLVDKGGDNALHLSCMGGDLDTVTFVVSLGVLDINARDNFGRTAADIARNYRHQRVLDLLLSRGAH; encoded by the exons atggAGCTAGCAACAGTCGTATTCCTGAGCCTTGTATTGTGTGGCATCGAAGACGTATATGCTGCTGAAAGTTTGGCAACACTGACTACACGTGTGAGGGTGGTAGAACAAGACCTTAGAGCTTGGAAGTTTTCAAGCATTGAAACTGAGACTAAAGTGGTGAACAAGTTTAAGGTTTGGGAGGAGTCACTGAAAGAAGAACTTACTTCAACATTCCTTCCTTCACTGATAAAACCTCTCGTCAAACAAGCGATTAACAAGATCATGACTGATGAGTACATTGGAAATGAGATGAGAGGACAAGTTCTCAGTGAAGTACAAAGCTTGAAAACCAGGGTTCAAATCACAAAGACACAACTTCAAGCATTAACAAAGGACTTAAGACGTTTTCAACGGGAAAGAGACACATACAGAGAAAGTGCTGGAAAAGAACGTAGCGAGTTGACCAAAGACGTCCGGGCACTACAGCTGCAGGTGAATAGGACAGTAGTTAATGCGTCATATACAAAGATGCTGAGAACGCAACTCAATCGAACCATCGATGACCTGTTTGACGCAAACCCGACACTCACTGGTCTCAAACAGGACTTCAGGACGCTGAATGCAAGTTGTGTGGTGACAGGAAATGCAATTGAATCATACCGGGAGGGCATGCAGGAAATACAGATAAAGTTACCTACCGACATTCGGCGTTTAAACCTTCAGCTGAATCAAACCATCGATGACCTGTTTGACACAAACCAGAAACTCAATGGTCTCACACAGGACTTCAGGAAGCTGAATACCAGTTGTGTGGTGACAGGAAAAGCAATTGAATCATACCAGGAGGACTTGCAGGAAATACAAATGAAGTTGCCTTCAGACATACGACGTTTAAACCTTCAACTCAATCAAACCATCAATGGCCTGTTTGACGCAAACCCGACACTCACTGGTCTCAAACAGGACTTCAGGACGCTGAATGCAAGTTGTGTGGTGACAGGAAATGCAATTGAATCATACCGGGAGGGCATGCAGGAAATACAGATAAAGTTACCTACCGACATTCGGCGTTTAAACCTTCAGCTGAATCAAACCATCGATGACCTGTTTGACACAAACCAGAAACTCAATGGTCTCACACAGGACTTCAGGAAGCTGAATACCAGTTGTGTGGTGACAGGAAAAGCAATTGAATCATACCAGGAGGACTTGCAGGAAATACAAATGAAGTTGCCTTCAGACATACGACGTTTAAACCTTCAACTCAATCAAACCATCAATGGCCTGTTTGACACAAACCATATAGTCACTGGCCTCACACAGGACTTGAGGAGGCTGAATACAAGTTGTTGTGGGATGAGGAAAGAGATCAAGGAGCCTTCAACCACGACGTATCCTGGAACTACAGAAG CCTCCACGACTGACGCGAGTGaggatctgacacccagcaagacGGTTCCACCGAAgccagtgacgacacaagactTTGATCCACACG CGActccatcagcagcagcaggtCGCGACCTCTACGACGCCAGCGAGGACGGTGACCTGGAGAGagtgaagcggatcctggcaGCGGTTCACGTGAACATCAACTATAGAGGAGGAGAGTACGGCTGGACACCGGTGATGGCGGCAGCATATAATGAACACAGGGATGTGGTGGGGTTCCTTGTGggtagaggggctgatgtgtcactggtgagCAGGTTCGGTAACAACGTCCTTCAGTTGGCCTGTTATGGTGGAGACCTGGACACCGTGAAGCTGATCCTGTCCCTCAAAGTGCTGGACATCAACACTAGAGGACAGTACAGCAGGACACCAGTGATGGCGGCAGCATGGAAGGGACAGAGGGATGTGGTGGAGTTCCTTGTAggtagaggggctgatgtgtcacttGTGGACAAGGGCGGTGACAACGCCCTTCACTTGTCCTGTATGGGTGGGGATCTGGATACAGTGACGTTTGTCGTGTCCCTGGGCGTGCTGGACATCAACGCCAGGGACAACTTCGGGCGGACAGCGGCCGACATAGCGAGAAACTATAGACATCAGCGAGTGTTGGATCTCCTGTTGTCACGCGGTGCACACTGA